One region of Emys orbicularis isolate rEmyOrb1 chromosome 4, rEmyOrb1.hap1, whole genome shotgun sequence genomic DNA includes:
- the PPP1R14D gene encoding protein phosphatase 1 regulatory subunit 14D — MSMASKSRDLPRVTFQAPEKPGEESSHKKLGKLTVKYNRRDLQRWLDLEEWIDAQLQELYQYQLQEEADAATPEPEIDIEDLLEVSNEEQKSKLQEILHECSRPTEDFITELLSRLQGLRKIPQRK; from the exons atGAGCATGGCCAGTAAGTCCAGAGATTTGCCTCGAGTTACCTTCCAGGCTCCAGAGAAGCCTGGGGAGGAATCATCCCACAAGAAACTGGGCAAGCTAACAGTTAAGTACAACCGCAGAGACCTTCAACGCTGGCTAGACCTGGAGGAATGGATTGATGCCCAGTTGCAGGAGCTGTACCAATACCAG CTGCAGGAGGAAGCAGACGCAGCAACCCCTGAACCAGAAATTGACATTGAAGATCTTCTAGAGGTCTCCAACGAGGAACAGAAATCAAAACTACAG GAAATTCTTCATGAGTGTTCCAGACCTACAGAG GACTTCATTACGGAACTGCTCAGTCGACTGCAAGGTCTCAGGAAAATCCCTCAAAGGAAATGA